A genome region from Nicotiana tabacum cultivar K326 chromosome 13, ASM71507v2, whole genome shotgun sequence includes the following:
- the LOC107804087 gene encoding NADH dehydrogenase [ubiquinone] iron-sulfur protein 5-B: protein MASGWGITGNKGRCYDFWMDFSECMSRCREPKDCSLLREDYFECLHHSKEYQRRNRIYKEEQRQLRAASQKKKEGGDGGGGHH, encoded by the exons ATGGCGTCAGGATGGGGAATAACAGGGAACAAAGGCCGATGCTATGATTTCTGGATGGACTTCAGTGAGTGTATGTCTCGATGCAGGGAACCCAAAGATTGTTCCCTTCTTAGAGAAGACTACTTCGAGTGCCTTCATCATTCTAAAGAG TATCAACGTAGGAACCGAATTTACAAAGAGGAGCAGCGCCAGTTAAGAGCTGCttcacaaaagaaaaaagaaggtgGCGATGGTGGTGGTGGTCATCACTGA